The proteins below come from a single Edaphobacter acidisoli genomic window:
- the cmk gene encoding (d)CMP kinase: MSEPSTIDSSRQRRQRPVIAIDGPAGAGKSTLAAHLARRFDFLNLETGAMYRALALKAIENDLSFDEEAPLLALAEGTTITLEPQLEGNRVLLDGADVSRRVREADVTAAASKVSVHPQVRAWMVRQQRTLGAAGGVVMEGRDIGTAVFPDAEVKIFLDAAPEVRGNRRYRQTFANPSNGNSERTASPALTAEQRQAQEAILRELKERDYRDRHRAQSPLQPATDAVILDSTAMTLDEVLGRAEEIVRSHLPPLS; encoded by the coding sequence ATGAGCGAGCCGAGCACGATAGACAGTTCCAGGCAGAGACGCCAACGGCCTGTCATCGCCATTGACGGCCCGGCGGGCGCGGGCAAAAGTACTCTGGCTGCACATCTTGCGCGGCGGTTCGACTTTCTTAACCTTGAAACTGGGGCCATGTATAGGGCGCTTGCGCTCAAAGCCATCGAAAACGATCTTTCCTTTGATGAAGAGGCGCCTCTGCTTGCGTTGGCCGAGGGGACTACGATCACGCTGGAGCCGCAGCTTGAAGGTAATCGCGTTCTGCTGGATGGAGCCGATGTCTCGCGGCGTGTACGCGAAGCCGATGTTACTGCTGCTGCCTCGAAAGTCTCTGTCCATCCGCAAGTTCGCGCGTGGATGGTGCGTCAGCAGCGCACCCTGGGGGCAGCGGGGGGCGTGGTGATGGAAGGCCGAGATATCGGAACGGCGGTTTTTCCCGATGCTGAGGTGAAGATCTTTCTTGATGCTGCACCTGAAGTTCGCGGCAACCGGCGCTATCGCCAGACATTCGCCAATCCATCCAATGGGAACTCAGAGCGAACGGCTAGCCCTGCACTTACTGCAGAGCAACGCCAGGCGCAAGAGGCCATCCTGCGTGAGCTGAAGGAGCGGGACTATCGCGACCGTCACCGGGCCCAATCGCCGCTTCAACCGGCGACTGACGCCGTGATCCTTGATTCGACTGCGATGACGCTTGATGAGGTTCTGGGACGGGCGGAAGAGATCGTTCGCTCACACCTGCCGCCTTTGTCATAA
- the mutL gene encoding DNA mismatch repair endonuclease MutL, translated as MGRIRVLSDVVANQIAAGEVVERPASVVKELLENSLDAQATRIRVEVEGGGRKLIRIVDNGHGMGKDDALLAFERHATSKLRTSDDLLSIATLGFRGEALPSIASVSRLLLETRLAEEASGTLVDIAGGKIIRVDDAGLPVGTTIAIRDLFFNTPARRKFLKAEQTELAHIAALVTHYALAHPEKHFELHSATQALLIAPSVATAADRLFQIFGKDAANAMISVTAEMDFTRAGVPEPPPWKRDEDYTPPDPGYLRITGFVSKPELQKLNRNSIYIFVNRRLVRDKLILHALTEAYRNIIPPTSFPVVLLFLEMPAQEVDVNVHPAKTEVRFRQSTFVHDFVRDTVRATLMEARPVASFATALHNSPHASASLMLDVSPLPGGPEPPVFDPNLPQQAFAAEDGDSFDLAASIVPESPGRIAFPETQIPVGYDAAPSPDEGETLNALATLKPLGQLRDSFILAVNDEGLWIVDQHVAHERVLFEKILREREVEKVQRQRLLMPVLVDLLPAQMISFARLADELERNGFEAEPFGPHTIAIKAAPVGLEGREMERMLEEVLGVPDREQQAENAEARRHRIAASIACHAAIKINTPLEPTKVDWLLRELAKTEHPTSCPHGRPIALRYSHKDIQRAFHRI; from the coding sequence CTCGACGCGCAGGCGACACGGATTCGCGTGGAGGTCGAGGGCGGTGGGCGGAAGCTCATCCGCATCGTCGACAATGGCCACGGCATGGGCAAGGATGACGCGTTGCTAGCCTTCGAGCGCCACGCTACTTCGAAGCTGCGGACTTCGGACGATTTGCTCTCGATTGCGACGCTTGGTTTTCGCGGCGAGGCTTTGCCCAGCATTGCGAGCGTCTCGCGGCTGCTGCTGGAGACGCGGCTGGCGGAGGAGGCTTCCGGAACGCTGGTCGATATTGCCGGTGGCAAGATCATCCGCGTTGACGATGCGGGCCTGCCTGTGGGGACGACGATCGCTATCCGCGATCTCTTCTTCAATACACCTGCGCGGCGCAAGTTTCTGAAGGCTGAGCAGACGGAGCTGGCGCACATTGCTGCCCTGGTGACGCACTACGCGCTTGCGCATCCGGAGAAGCACTTTGAGCTGCACAGCGCGACGCAGGCCTTGCTGATTGCGCCGTCGGTTGCTACTGCTGCCGACCGGCTGTTTCAGATATTCGGAAAAGATGCGGCGAATGCGATGATCTCTGTTACGGCGGAGATGGACTTCACGCGCGCTGGTGTGCCGGAGCCTCCGCCGTGGAAGCGTGACGAGGATTACACGCCACCTGATCCGGGATATCTGCGGATTACCGGATTTGTCTCGAAGCCAGAGTTGCAGAAGCTCAATCGCAACTCGATCTATATCTTTGTGAATCGGCGACTGGTGCGCGACAAGCTGATTCTGCACGCGCTGACGGAGGCGTACCGCAATATCATTCCGCCGACTTCGTTTCCTGTGGTGCTGCTGTTTCTGGAGATGCCCGCGCAGGAGGTGGATGTGAATGTGCATCCGGCCAAGACCGAGGTACGGTTTCGCCAGTCCACCTTTGTGCATGACTTTGTGCGCGATACGGTGCGCGCCACGTTGATGGAGGCGCGACCCGTGGCCAGCTTCGCGACGGCGCTGCACAATTCACCGCATGCCAGCGCTTCGCTGATGCTCGATGTGAGTCCGCTGCCTGGCGGGCCTGAGCCGCCAGTCTTTGATCCGAACCTGCCTCAGCAGGCGTTCGCGGCTGAGGATGGGGATAGCTTCGATCTTGCCGCTTCGATTGTCCCTGAATCACCGGGACGCATTGCGTTTCCTGAGACGCAGATTCCTGTTGGGTATGATGCGGCTCCGTCTCCGGATGAAGGTGAGACGCTGAATGCGCTGGCGACGCTCAAGCCGCTGGGTCAACTTCGCGATTCGTTCATTCTTGCGGTGAACGATGAGGGGCTTTGGATTGTGGATCAGCATGTTGCGCATGAGCGTGTGCTCTTTGAAAAGATTCTCCGTGAGCGCGAGGTGGAGAAAGTGCAGCGTCAGCGGCTGTTGATGCCCGTGCTGGTCGATCTGCTGCCCGCGCAGATGATCTCGTTTGCGCGGCTGGCCGATGAGCTGGAGCGCAATGGCTTCGAGGCTGAGCCGTTCGGACCGCACACGATCGCGATCAAGGCTGCTCCGGTGGGGCTTGAAGGGCGCGAGATGGAGCGGATGCTGGAGGAGGTGCTCGGCGTGCCGGACCGTGAGCAGCAGGCGGAGAACGCAGAGGCGCGCCGCCATCGCATCGCCGCCAGCATTGCGTGTCATGCAGCGATCAAGATCAATACGCCGCTGGAACCGACCAAGGTCGATTGGCTGCTGCGAGAGCTGGCGAAGACGGAGCATCCGACCAGTTGTCCGCACGGTCGTCCGATTGCTTTGCGTTATTCGCATAAAGATATTCAGCGTGCTTTTCATCGCATTTGA